The Gordonia sp. KTR9 genome contains a region encoding:
- the fadD5 gene encoding fatty-acid--CoA ligase FadD5: MTATVDTFSDLATEPLRSRRNHWNNQIRRHAFMTPDKPALKFLGNVTTWKELDERSRAFAAALSRRGVQFGDRVLIVLLNRSEYVEAVLGANLIGAIPVPVNIRMSPAEVAFLVNDSGAKVIVTETLLAPLADAAGAATGAIEHTIVVGGSDKENHLDYESLVAEDSSDLEEIDVPEDTVALIMYTSGTTGKPKGAMLTHTNMQAQAVTCLQALQTRSDDIGSCVAPMFHIAGLGAMAPLFYMGALSVIHPLGAFDPDDMLDTIEKEGTTSIFLVPAQWQAVCAAQQAKPRDLKLRVISWGAAPASDTVLKAMNETFPEALNVAVFGQSEMSPITCVLEGRDALRKIGSIGKVVPAVTARIVDPEGNDVAQGEVGEIVYRGPNMMKGYWQNEQGTADAFAGGWFHSGDLVRADEEGFLYVVDRAKDMIISGGENIYCAEVENVLFGHPSITEAAIIGRAHEKWGEVPVAVVVLADGVDDLTLADLEPYLNENLARFKHPKDIVIVDELPRNAGGKVVKPTLRQSYGSKDAGLSD; the protein is encoded by the coding sequence ATGACCGCGACCGTCGACACCTTCAGCGACCTGGCCACCGAGCCACTGCGTTCGCGCCGCAACCACTGGAACAACCAGATCCGCCGCCACGCCTTCATGACCCCGGACAAGCCGGCGCTGAAGTTCCTGGGCAACGTCACCACCTGGAAAGAACTCGACGAGCGCAGCCGGGCGTTTGCCGCCGCGCTGAGCCGACGCGGCGTGCAGTTCGGTGACCGGGTCCTGATCGTCCTGCTCAACCGCTCGGAGTACGTCGAAGCGGTTCTGGGCGCCAACCTGATCGGCGCCATCCCCGTGCCGGTGAACATCCGGATGAGCCCGGCCGAGGTCGCCTTCCTCGTCAACGACAGCGGTGCCAAGGTGATCGTCACCGAGACACTCCTCGCGCCGCTGGCCGACGCCGCGGGCGCCGCCACCGGCGCGATCGAGCACACCATCGTGGTCGGCGGATCGGACAAGGAGAATCACCTCGACTACGAGTCGCTGGTTGCCGAGGATTCGTCGGATCTCGAGGAGATCGACGTTCCCGAGGACACCGTCGCGCTGATCATGTACACCTCGGGCACGACCGGAAAGCCCAAGGGCGCCATGCTCACCCACACGAACATGCAGGCGCAGGCCGTCACCTGTCTGCAGGCTCTGCAGACCCGGTCCGATGACATCGGCTCCTGCGTCGCGCCGATGTTCCACATCGCCGGCCTCGGCGCGATGGCGCCTCTGTTCTACATGGGTGCGCTCTCGGTGATCCATCCGCTCGGTGCGTTCGACCCCGACGACATGCTCGACACGATCGAGAAGGAGGGCACCACCTCGATCTTCCTGGTGCCCGCGCAGTGGCAGGCCGTCTGCGCCGCGCAGCAGGCCAAGCCGCGCGACCTCAAGCTGCGGGTGATCAGCTGGGGCGCCGCCCCGGCGTCGGACACGGTCCTGAAGGCGATGAACGAGACCTTTCCGGAAGCGCTGAACGTCGCTGTCTTCGGGCAGAGCGAGATGTCTCCGATCACCTGTGTGCTCGAGGGCCGGGACGCGCTGCGCAAGATCGGCTCGATCGGCAAGGTCGTCCCCGCGGTCACCGCCCGCATCGTCGACCCCGAGGGGAACGACGTGGCGCAGGGTGAAGTCGGCGAGATCGTCTACCGGGGCCCGAACATGATGAAGGGGTACTGGCAGAACGAGCAGGGCACCGCCGACGCCTTCGCCGGCGGCTGGTTCCACTCCGGCGACCTGGTCCGCGCGGACGAGGAGGGCTTCCTCTACGTCGTCGACCGCGCCAAGGACATGATCATCTCCGGTGGTGAGAACATCTACTGCGCCGAGGTCGAGAACGTGCTCTTCGGTCATCCGAGCATCACCGAGGCGGCGATCATCGGTCGGGCGCACGAGAAGTGGGGCGAGGTGCCGGTGGCCGTGGTGGTGCTGGCCGACGGAGTCGACGACCTGACCCTCGCCGACCTCGAGCCGTACCTCAACGAGAACCTCGCCCGGTTCAAGCATCCGAAGGACATCGTCATCGTCGACGAACTGCCACGCAACGCCGGCGGCAAGGTCGTCAAGCCGACGCTGCGTCAGAGTTACGGCAGCA
- a CDS encoding enoyl-CoA hydratase-related protein, giving the protein MSDEITHDGVVTSVDDSGIGRLTISRPERMNALDGRAEKAIEETLSEWSKRDDVRVVVIDGAGGSFSAGADVRGFAERSTEGGASGFTREQARAIISGGSALVRAVRSVPVPVIASVDGAAAGIGASLALGADLIYTTARSYFLLAFVNIGLMPDGAASMSFATAVGRVRANELALLGEKLRAAEALEAGLVNGVVDDRAALDEVVGTVARKLAGKSAAALRLTKAALDAHTMSGFDAAIERELDGQTELLQSPEFQAAISAFAGASR; this is encoded by the coding sequence GTGAGCGACGAGATCACGCACGACGGAGTGGTGACGTCCGTCGACGATTCCGGGATCGGACGTCTGACGATTTCTCGACCGGAACGGATGAACGCCCTCGACGGCCGGGCCGAAAAGGCGATCGAGGAGACCTTGTCGGAGTGGTCGAAGCGGGATGACGTCCGCGTCGTCGTGATCGACGGCGCCGGTGGCAGTTTCAGTGCCGGTGCCGACGTCCGGGGGTTCGCCGAGCGGTCGACCGAAGGTGGCGCGTCCGGCTTCACCCGGGAACAGGCCCGGGCGATCATCTCCGGTGGCTCCGCCCTCGTACGTGCCGTGCGTTCGGTTCCGGTCCCGGTGATCGCCTCCGTCGATGGCGCGGCCGCCGGGATCGGTGCGTCACTCGCACTCGGCGCCGACCTCATCTACACGACGGCGCGGTCGTACTTCCTGCTCGCATTCGTCAACATCGGTCTGATGCCCGACGGCGCCGCGTCGATGTCGTTCGCCACGGCGGTCGGTCGCGTACGCGCCAACGAGCTGGCACTCCTCGGCGAGAAGCTGCGTGCCGCAGAAGCTCTCGAGGCCGGACTCGTCAACGGGGTCGTCGACGACCGTGCCGCGCTCGACGAGGTGGTCGGCACTGTGGCCCGAAAGCTGGCGGGCAAGAGTGCCGCTGCGCTCCGGCTCACGAAGGCCGCGCTCGACGCGCACACGATGTCCGGTTTCGACGCCGCCATCGAGCGAGAACTCGACGGCCAGACCGAACTGCTCCAGTCCCCGGAGTTCCAGGCGGCGATCAGTGCCTTCGCCGGCGCCTCCCGGTGA
- a CDS encoding TetR/AcrR family transcriptional regulator, with translation MTARPQTSRPDPGVRRRRPADRRRMIVDAAAKAFSDGGYHAVRLDDIAEAVGISAPALYRHFPNKYALFAETTAELATGLRDVLDTVPEGSPEELHALLEAITATSFDNRRRGGLYRWESRYLEPADVAIVRDVVVQQHRRVRAAARRLRPSLNDSDANLVAAAMISVAASPTTHRAALPAREATALMSGAAIGLLDVGLPAPTARERPTVTGLAPAAKREVILTEAIGLFAARGFRDVTIEDIAHAADLPASGVYRHFPSKVAILEASFWRATDRVTSAIADALAASTTPREAIVAILAAYIRLSSSTTDLISIYETEIGHTTPEARAELRNQQRITVDEFATWLTRDREELSLSQARFLVHAALNVVTDLSRQSPPPSPERIEALAMRILLGPHVAD, from the coding sequence ATGACCGCCCGCCCGCAGACGTCACGCCCGGACCCGGGCGTCCGGCGTCGTCGCCCCGCCGACCGGCGACGCATGATCGTCGACGCCGCGGCTAAGGCGTTCAGCGACGGCGGATATCACGCGGTACGACTCGACGACATCGCCGAGGCCGTCGGCATCTCCGCGCCGGCCCTGTACCGGCACTTCCCGAACAAGTACGCACTGTTCGCCGAGACCACCGCCGAACTCGCCACCGGCCTGCGCGACGTACTCGACACCGTCCCCGAGGGGTCCCCGGAGGAATTGCACGCGCTCCTCGAGGCGATCACCGCCACCTCGTTCGACAACCGGCGCCGCGGCGGGCTGTATCGCTGGGAATCGCGGTACCTCGAGCCCGCCGACGTCGCGATCGTCCGCGACGTCGTCGTGCAGCAGCACCGTCGCGTGCGGGCGGCCGCCCGGCGACTGCGGCCATCGCTGAACGACTCCGACGCCAATCTCGTCGCCGCGGCGATGATCAGCGTCGCGGCCAGCCCCACGACGCACCGCGCCGCGCTGCCCGCCCGTGAGGCGACGGCGCTGATGTCCGGCGCCGCGATCGGCCTGCTCGACGTCGGGTTACCCGCCCCCACCGCTCGCGAACGACCGACAGTCACCGGACTCGCCCCCGCCGCCAAACGTGAGGTCATCCTGACCGAGGCCATCGGACTCTTCGCCGCCCGCGGGTTCCGGGACGTCACCATCGAGGACATCGCACACGCGGCCGACCTGCCCGCGTCGGGCGTGTACCGCCACTTCCCGAGCAAGGTCGCGATCCTCGAGGCATCGTTCTGGCGCGCCACCGATCGGGTCACGTCTGCGATCGCCGACGCCCTCGCCGCATCGACGACGCCCCGGGAGGCGATCGTCGCGATACTCGCCGCCTACATCCGGTTGAGCTCCAGCACAACGGATCTGATCTCGATCTACGAGACCGAGATCGGGCACACCACACCAGAGGCTCGCGCCGAACTGCGCAATCAGCAACGGATCACCGTTGACGAGTTCGCCACGTGGCTCACCCGGGACCGCGAGGAGCTGTCGCTCTCACAGGCCCGGTTCCTCGTGCACGCGGCACTCAACGTGGTGACCGACCTGTCGCGCCAGTCCCCGCCGCCCTCACCCGAGCGGATCGAAGCGCTCGCGATGCGGATACTGCTCGGCCCACACGTGGCCGACTGA
- a CDS encoding pyridoxamine 5'-phosphate oxidase family protein — protein sequence MALTKSEREAFLSEPHVAALSVEAEPGRAPLTVPVWYQYEPGGRPWLLTGTESRKLQLIRAAARFTLMVDEVTPRLMYVAVSGDAVDMVAGTRADLQEMAAHYLPPQAVDPYVEMAEKDHGPQTKLFLEPKQWVSLDLGSL from the coding sequence ATGGCACTCACGAAATCCGAACGAGAAGCGTTCCTGTCCGAACCCCACGTCGCGGCTTTGTCGGTGGAGGCCGAGCCCGGCCGGGCGCCACTGACCGTCCCGGTCTGGTACCAGTACGAGCCGGGTGGACGTCCCTGGCTGCTCACCGGGACCGAGTCGCGCAAACTGCAGCTCATCCGGGCAGCCGCGCGTTTCACGCTGATGGTCGACGAGGTGACGCCGCGGCTGATGTACGTGGCCGTGTCGGGGGATGCGGTCGACATGGTCGCCGGCACTCGCGCCGACCTCCAGGAGATGGCGGCGCATTACCTCCCGCCCCAGGCGGTGGACCCCTACGTGGAGATGGCCGAGAAGGACCACGGCCCGCAGACGAAACTGTTCCTCGAGCCGAAGCAATGGGTGTCTCTGGACCTCGGCAGCCTCTGA
- a CDS encoding isocitrate lyase/PEP mutase family protein, giving the protein MTELSSKATTLLDLHQPGNPVILPTVWDAWSANLAISAGFTALTVGSHPVSDSIGKPDNEGITFDELTTRIRQITAAVDVPISVDIESGYGEDPKTLIDGLIAAGAVGLNIEDTVHSEGGRLREAQEHADFVGALRAASDATDVHVVIDARTDLFVKQVGDESDRVDRAIERLKLAAEAGADVLYPVGFHDDATQKRLTAELPLPVNAIGHPTKNSKSALAELGVARVSFGPIFQMVLAERAAEVLAPWK; this is encoded by the coding sequence ATGACGGAACTCTCCAGCAAGGCCACGACTCTGCTCGACCTCCACCAGCCCGGAAATCCGGTCATCCTGCCCACGGTCTGGGATGCGTGGTCGGCGAATCTCGCGATCTCCGCGGGGTTCACCGCGCTCACGGTCGGGAGTCATCCGGTGTCGGACTCCATCGGCAAACCCGACAACGAGGGCATCACGTTCGATGAGCTGACCACCCGGATCCGGCAGATCACCGCCGCGGTCGACGTCCCGATCTCCGTCGACATCGAATCCGGCTACGGGGAAGACCCGAAGACACTCATCGACGGCTTGATCGCGGCCGGCGCGGTCGGCCTGAACATCGAGGACACCGTGCACAGCGAGGGCGGTCGCCTCCGCGAGGCGCAGGAGCACGCCGACTTCGTGGGCGCATTGCGGGCCGCGTCCGACGCCACCGACGTCCACGTGGTCATCGACGCGCGTACCGACCTCTTCGTGAAACAGGTCGGGGACGAATCCGATCGCGTCGACCGCGCCATCGAGCGACTGAAGCTGGCCGCCGAAGCCGGTGCGGATGTGTTGTACCCGGTCGGTTTCCACGACGACGCCACGCAGAAGCGGCTCACCGCGGAGCTGCCGTTGCCGGTCAACGCGATCGGGCATCCGACCAAGAACTCGAAGTCGGCCCTGGCCGAACTCGGCGTCGCCCGGGTCAGTTTCGGGCCGATCTTCCAGATGGTGCTCGCCGAGCGCGCCGCCGAGGTACTCGCACCCTGGAAGTAG
- a CDS encoding DDE-type integrase/transposase/recombinase — protein sequence MSHPIAQRDRAYPSRLNSADVATISELIRAGWSQGQSVLDTFARTWDSGRYLASPRTWYRIANRIDQSTRPASPRLRTRSPRQVPVVAATAPGQVWMWDITDLNGTYVGQRYKAYSIQDLYSRKIIASCVAPREDEDITAGLFAAAFDTDQVPRVIHSDNGSVMRSARLAQLCAAMNVTMSYSRPRVSNDNPYKESEFRTMKHRPSYPTTFDDIHSARDWVESYVDWFNREHHHRGLALFTPQSVHDGNWRRHHSVRTSTLNTYYAHNPDRFRHRRPSVHRPRSRVGINLHHEHNQIALNTN from the coding sequence GTGTCACATCCGATCGCCCAACGAGACCGGGCCTATCCCAGCCGACTCAACTCCGCCGACGTCGCGACGATCAGCGAGTTGATCCGGGCCGGCTGGTCCCAGGGGCAGTCGGTGCTCGATACCTTCGCCCGCACCTGGGATTCGGGCCGGTACTTGGCGTCGCCGCGCACCTGGTATCGCATTGCCAACCGGATCGATCAGTCCACCCGCCCTGCCTCGCCACGCCTGCGCACACGTTCCCCACGGCAGGTGCCGGTCGTGGCGGCCACCGCCCCCGGACAGGTGTGGATGTGGGATATCACCGACCTCAACGGCACCTACGTCGGGCAGCGCTACAAGGCGTACTCGATCCAGGATCTGTACTCGCGCAAGATCATCGCGTCCTGCGTGGCACCTCGCGAGGACGAAGACATCACGGCGGGCTTGTTTGCTGCAGCATTCGACACCGATCAGGTTCCGCGCGTCATCCATTCCGACAACGGGTCGGTCATGCGGTCAGCGCGACTGGCCCAGCTGTGTGCGGCGATGAACGTGACCATGTCGTACAGCCGTCCACGAGTATCGAATGACAACCCGTACAAGGAATCCGAGTTCCGCACCATGAAACACCGGCCGTCATATCCGACCACTTTCGACGACATCCACAGCGCTCGGGACTGGGTCGAGTCCTACGTCGACTGGTTCAACCGCGAGCACCACCACCGTGGACTGGCCTTGTTCACTCCACAATCAGTCCACGACGGCAACTGGCGGAGGCACCACAGCGTGCGCACCTCAACACTCAACACCTACTACGCGCACAACCCCGACCGGTTCCGCCATCGTCGTCCCAGCGTGCACCGCCCGCGCAGCCGCGTCGGCATCAACCTGCACCACGAACACAACCAGATCGCACTAAACACAAACTAG
- a CDS encoding dihydrofolate reductase family protein, translating into MPQLLRVQNFSISQDGIGAGENQTFERPFGDRVEPWELMSWAGATAGWPNRTDPGGTRGLDDYFTRDFSHNIGAEIMGRNKFGHQRGPWTDHEWQGWWGDEPPFHTPVFVLTHHVRPSFTLGDTTFHFLDATPAEAAEQAKAAADGKDVRIGGGVSTVREFLDAGLIDTLHIAVAPVTIGEGLKLWESPEELEDRYHHESVPSSSGVTHHLFWRE; encoded by the coding sequence ATGCCGCAACTACTCAGAGTCCAGAACTTCTCCATCTCGCAGGACGGGATCGGGGCGGGGGAGAACCAGACGTTCGAGCGTCCCTTCGGTGACCGCGTCGAACCCTGGGAACTGATGTCATGGGCGGGTGCCACCGCCGGCTGGCCCAACCGGACCGACCCGGGTGGCACGCGGGGCCTCGACGACTACTTCACGCGCGACTTCTCCCACAACATCGGCGCGGAGATCATGGGCCGCAACAAGTTCGGCCATCAGCGCGGCCCGTGGACCGACCATGAGTGGCAGGGTTGGTGGGGCGACGAACCGCCCTTCCACACGCCCGTCTTCGTGCTGACGCACCACGTGCGACCGTCGTTCACGCTCGGCGACACCACTTTTCACTTTCTCGACGCGACACCCGCCGAGGCTGCCGAGCAGGCGAAGGCCGCGGCCGACGGCAAGGACGTACGCATCGGCGGCGGCGTGAGCACCGTGCGGGAATTCCTCGACGCCGGCCTCATCGACACCCTGCACATCGCCGTCGCGCCCGTCACGATCGGGGAGGGGCTGAAACTCTGGGAGTCGCCCGAGGAACTCGAGGACCGGTACCACCACGAGTCGGTCCCCAGCTCCAGCGGGGTCACTCATCACCTGTTCTGGCGTGAGTAG
- a CDS encoding SDR family oxidoreductase: protein MTTAVTGATGHLGGLVIEELLARGVAATDVVAIVRDESKASKLASQGVSVRVADYDDPESLRTALAGVDKLLLISGADMGRRVAQHTNVIESAEENGVALIAYTSLLHADTSGLSLAPEHVATEARLSKSPVSTVILRNGWYWENYLAAIPQAVSTGTLFGAAGEGRLAAAARADYAAAAAAVLTADSDQTGKVYELGGDERLTYGEFASAIGEAAGSTVEYRDLSESDYRASLVGAGLPEPVAAMLASSDAGISRGELDTTSGDLRSLIGRSSTPVADVIAQALG, encoded by the coding sequence ATGACCACAGCAGTGACCGGCGCGACAGGACACCTCGGCGGACTCGTGATCGAGGAACTACTCGCGCGTGGCGTCGCGGCCACCGACGTCGTCGCGATCGTCCGGGACGAGTCGAAGGCGTCGAAGCTCGCGTCGCAGGGCGTCTCGGTCCGCGTCGCCGACTACGACGATCCGGAGTCGTTGCGGACCGCACTCGCCGGCGTCGACAAGCTGCTGCTCATCTCGGGCGCCGACATGGGCCGACGTGTCGCCCAGCACACCAACGTGATCGAGTCCGCGGAGGAGAACGGCGTCGCACTCATCGCCTACACCAGCCTGCTGCACGCGGACACGAGTGGTTTGAGCCTGGCCCCTGAGCATGTCGCCACCGAGGCCCGGCTGAGCAAGTCGCCGGTTTCCACCGTGATCCTGCGCAACGGCTGGTACTGGGAGAACTACCTGGCGGCCATCCCGCAGGCGGTATCGACCGGGACGCTCTTCGGGGCGGCCGGTGAGGGAAGGCTCGCGGCCGCTGCCCGTGCCGACTACGCGGCCGCGGCCGCGGCTGTCCTCACCGCCGATTCCGATCAGACCGGCAAGGTCTACGAGCTGGGTGGGGACGAACGGCTGACGTACGGAGAGTTCGCCAGCGCGATCGGTGAGGCGGCGGGTTCGACCGTCGAGTACCGCGACCTCTCGGAGTCCGATTACCGGGCGAGCCTGGTCGGCGCGGGCCTGCCCGAGCCGGTCGCCGCGATGCTGGCGAGCTCGGACGCGGGGATCAGTCGCGGCGAACTCGACACCACCTCCGGTGATCTCCGGTCGCTCATCGGCCGGTCGTCGACCCCCGTCGCCGACGTCATCGCCCAGGCGCTCGGCTGA
- a CDS encoding winged helix-turn-helix transcriptional regulator — MTETSDESLEANVFARDCSSRTTLQTVTGRWGSLVLMALGESNYRFSALRRRVDGVSERMLSQTLQNLERDGMIVRTVLEAIPPKVEYHLTPLGRQVADQLSGLIELVQDNMPVVRDAQAQYDGRHSGGD; from the coding sequence GTGACCGAGACCAGCGACGAGTCCCTCGAAGCGAATGTCTTCGCCCGAGACTGCTCATCTCGGACGACGCTGCAGACCGTCACCGGTCGCTGGGGAAGCCTCGTGCTGATGGCGTTGGGAGAGAGCAACTATCGGTTCAGCGCCTTGCGACGACGCGTCGACGGCGTGAGTGAACGCATGCTGTCGCAGACCCTGCAGAACCTCGAGCGCGACGGCATGATCGTGCGCACCGTCCTCGAGGCCATCCCGCCGAAGGTCGAGTATCACCTCACCCCGCTGGGCCGCCAGGTCGCCGACCAGTTGAGCGGACTGATCGAACTCGTGCAGGACAACATGCCCGTCGTCCGGGACGCGCAGGCGCAGTACGACGGGCGACACAGCGGCGGAGACTGA
- a CDS encoding permease — MSATTDPAPTADPPSPPQQSKVAWWTRGDTNAFFGLGFNILVNVLTLTGLMIGVIGLSAENVLGTVLPALGVALILGNLYYTFLARRLAAREGRDDVTALPYGPSVPHMFIVVFVVMLPVYLNTNDAIQAWQAGLAWAFMIGVIVMIGAFVGPYVRKLTPRAAMLGTLAGISITFISMRPAAQMWEAAWIGLPVLAIILIGFFTDVKLPGNIPVGLAALLVGTAIGWAGGYMSVPDLTSAVENVAIGIPDQRFDLLFNGLGDLAPLLGTAIPLGVYNFTEAMSNVESAAAAGDNYNLRSVLLADGAGACIGAAFGSPFPPAVYIGHPGWKDAGGRASYSLASGVAIGLLCFLGMFGVLNALLPVPAIVPILLFIGLLIGAQAFQAVPRLHAVAVVAALLPNLAEWGRGLIDNALAAAGTTADEVGMEALGGAGVIYEGLKTLGEGAVLVGLVLGTIVTFILEKKFHYAAIAASVGAVLSFIGLIHAPEVSWAAAPAVALGYLLFAAVCIAHWFLPGARTPVVVDESDVVAGH, encoded by the coding sequence ATGAGCGCCACCACCGATCCAGCCCCTACGGCCGACCCGCCGTCACCCCCGCAGCAGTCCAAGGTCGCCTGGTGGACGCGCGGGGACACCAACGCGTTCTTCGGTCTCGGGTTCAACATCCTGGTCAACGTGCTGACGCTGACCGGACTGATGATCGGGGTGATCGGTCTCAGTGCGGAGAACGTCCTCGGTACCGTGCTGCCCGCCCTGGGGGTGGCTCTGATTCTGGGCAACCTGTACTACACCTTCCTGGCACGACGCCTCGCCGCGCGTGAGGGACGCGACGATGTGACCGCGCTGCCCTACGGTCCGAGCGTGCCGCACATGTTCATCGTGGTGTTCGTCGTGATGCTGCCGGTGTACCTGAACACCAACGACGCGATCCAGGCGTGGCAGGCCGGTCTGGCGTGGGCGTTCATGATCGGCGTCATCGTGATGATCGGCGCCTTCGTGGGTCCCTACGTCCGCAAGCTCACCCCGCGAGCGGCGATGCTGGGAACCCTGGCGGGCATCTCGATCACCTTCATCTCGATGCGGCCCGCCGCGCAGATGTGGGAGGCGGCGTGGATCGGCCTCCCAGTGCTGGCGATCATCCTCATCGGGTTCTTCACCGACGTGAAGCTGCCCGGCAACATCCCGGTCGGCCTGGCGGCGCTGCTCGTCGGCACGGCGATCGGCTGGGCCGGCGGGTACATGTCCGTGCCCGACCTGACCTCGGCGGTGGAGAACGTCGCGATCGGCATCCCGGATCAGCGTTTCGATCTGCTGTTCAACGGACTCGGTGATCTCGCACCCCTGCTGGGCACGGCCATACCGCTCGGTGTCTACAACTTCACCGAGGCGATGAGCAACGTGGAGAGCGCCGCGGCGGCGGGGGACAACTACAACCTGCGCAGCGTCCTGCTGGCCGACGGTGCCGGCGCGTGTATCGGTGCGGCTTTTGGGTCTCCGTTCCCGCCCGCGGTCTACATCGGACATCCCGGCTGGAAGGACGCGGGCGGGCGCGCGAGCTACTCCCTCGCGAGCGGTGTCGCCATCGGACTGTTGTGCTTCCTGGGCATGTTCGGAGTGCTCAACGCACTGTTGCCGGTCCCGGCGATCGTCCCGATCCTGCTGTTCATCGGCTTGCTCATCGGCGCTCAGGCCTTCCAGGCGGTGCCGCGCCTGCACGCGGTCGCGGTGGTGGCGGCACTGCTGCCGAACCTCGCCGAATGGGGTCGAGGGCTCATCGACAACGCGCTCGCGGCGGCCGGCACCACCGCCGACGAAGTGGGTATGGAGGCGCTCGGCGGCGCCGGGGTGATCTACGAGGGCCTCAAGACGCTGGGCGAGGGTGCGGTGCTCGTCGGCCTGGTCCTCGGCACCATCGTCACGTTCATCCTCGAGAAGAAATTCCACTACGCCGCGATCGCCGCATCGGTCGGTGCCGTCTTGTCGTTCATCGGCCTGATCCACGCGCCCGAGGTGTCGTGGGCGGCGGCCCCCGCGGTCGCGCTCGGCTACCTTCTCTTCGCGGCAGTGTGCATCGCGCACTGGTTCCTACCGGGGGCGCGCACGCCCGTGGTGGTCGACGAGTCGGACGTGGTCGCCGGTCACTGA